From a single Miscanthus floridulus cultivar M001 chromosome 8, ASM1932011v1, whole genome shotgun sequence genomic region:
- the LOC136469522 gene encoding uncharacterized protein produces MAPGSGARVVLISLDGSRLCYTICLHFLALNNAMEYEALLNGLRIAIELGAMQLYVRDNSELVIDQVMKESSYKSPLMAAYCQEVRKFEDRFQGIELYHVPRKDNDVADFLAELVARRVLSLDGVFINDLHEPSAHILEGLI; encoded by the coding sequence ATGGCGCCCGGCTctggggctagagtggttctaatctctctagatgggagcaggctctgctacacgatctgcctccactttttggccttaaacaatgccatggaatatgaggccctcctcaacggactacgcatcgctatcgagctcggcgctatgcAGCTCTACGTCCGCGAcaactcagagttggtcatcgaccaagtcatgaaggagtcatcttacaaaagccccctcatggcagcatactgccaggaggtgcgcaagttCGAGGATAGATTCCAGGGGATCGAACTATATCATGttccccgaaaggacaatgatgttgCCGATTTTCTCGCAGAATTGGTGGCCAGGCGGGTTctgtctctagatggggtcttcatcaacgaccttcatGAGCCATCCGCCCACATCCTTGAAGGTctaatctag